A genomic stretch from Vibrio coralliilyticus includes:
- the rsmS gene encoding pleiotropic regulatory protein RsmS encodes MSSNSSGLDQAPDEIKLAVDLIYLIESNDIDPKVALAAIKIVKSDLERKLESNS; translated from the coding sequence ATGTCATCGAACTCGTCAGGTCTGGATCAAGCGCCAGACGAAATCAAACTCGCCGTTGATCTGATTTATCTTATCGAAAGTAACGACATCGATCCTAAAGTGGCCCTTGCCGCCATCAAGATTGTTAAGTCGGATTTGGAAAGAAAGCTGGAGTCTAACTCGTGA
- a CDS encoding primosomal replication protein, protein MNQFNRLSSLLEHLESEAAQLDSTRGEHYGPLFDQKLFRCQSKQLAPYVDETRETLDKILMEQSSRSLTPEQAEFLSERLLCQVSAIKRELATQSLRINEPRDKSFNQQSLNDLYQNLAQHQEWELRLKDLVQSKEIEHKHADARSKSLAAQTLQSARRRLQRCQQAKVKIEKQIIYKERNQ, encoded by the coding sequence ATGAATCAATTTAACCGACTGTCATCATTGTTAGAACATCTAGAAAGTGAGGCTGCTCAGTTAGACTCCACCAGAGGCGAGCACTACGGTCCTCTATTTGATCAAAAGTTATTTCGCTGTCAGTCCAAACAATTAGCTCCGTATGTAGACGAAACTCGAGAGACCCTAGACAAAATTCTTATGGAGCAATCATCAAGGTCACTAACACCCGAACAGGCCGAATTTTTGTCTGAACGCCTACTTTGCCAAGTGAGTGCGATTAAGCGAGAGCTTGCCACCCAATCGTTGAGAATAAACGAACCTAGGGATAAGTCTTTCAATCAACAAAGCCTTAACGATCTCTATCAAAATCTAGCTCAGCATCAAGAGTGGGAACTGCGCTTAAAAGATTTGGTTCAAAGTAAGGAAATCGAACATAAGCATGCCGATGCGAGAAGCAAATCACTTGCAGCGCAGACATTGCAGTCGGCTCGTCGCCGCTTACAACGATGCCAGCAAGCTAAAGTCAAAATCGAAAAGCAAATTATCTACAAAGAGCGGAATCAGTAA
- a CDS encoding sulfite exporter TauE/SafE family protein, with product MEFFEPTMLLVLALVAFVAGFIDAVAGGGGMLTVPALLSLGLPPHIALGTNKLAATFASSTAAFTYYKKRLFKPHCWGRAFIATLVGAILGTLVVDLISTEWLEKILPLIILLAAIYTIWHKTPHSNSNEMPQPCPKFNKKQYLQGLSIGFYDGIAGPGTGAFWTVSSMALYRLNILLASGLSKAMNFTSNFTSLITFAILGHIDWLLGLTMGVCLMAGAFVGAHSAIRFGAKFIRPVFVTVVSILAVKLAYEAWFVSL from the coding sequence ATGGAATTTTTTGAACCAACAATGCTGTTGGTGCTAGCGCTGGTCGCCTTCGTTGCAGGCTTTATTGATGCTGTCGCTGGTGGAGGCGGTATGCTGACTGTCCCTGCCCTTCTTTCATTGGGCTTACCCCCTCATATCGCTTTAGGGACCAATAAACTAGCCGCCACGTTTGCTTCCTCGACGGCTGCGTTTACCTACTACAAAAAACGCTTATTCAAGCCTCACTGCTGGGGACGGGCATTTATCGCCACTTTAGTCGGTGCCATACTTGGCACACTGGTTGTCGATCTAATCAGCACCGAGTGGTTGGAAAAAATTCTCCCGCTGATCATCTTGCTGGCGGCGATTTATACCATTTGGCATAAGACACCGCATTCGAACAGTAATGAAATGCCACAGCCATGCCCTAAGTTCAACAAGAAGCAATACCTCCAAGGGTTGAGTATAGGTTTCTATGACGGCATCGCAGGTCCGGGGACAGGCGCATTTTGGACCGTCAGCTCTATGGCTCTCTATCGACTGAATATTTTGCTGGCATCCGGTTTATCGAAAGCAATGAACTTTACCAGTAACTTCACCTCACTAATCACCTTTGCCATTCTTGGTCACATTGATTGGCTGTTGGGGCTAACCATGGGCGTCTGCCTGATGGCGGGAGCTTTTGTCGGTGCGCATTCGGCAATACGATTCGGCGCTAAGTTTATTCGCCCCGTATTTGTTACGGTAGTGAGTATTCTTGCCGTTAAGCTTGCTTATGAGGCTTGGTTTGTAAGCTTATGA
- the dinG gene encoding ATP-dependent DNA helicase DinG: MTTSKIQKSIRTSYQNLQSQLDHFVPRRAQNYLVAEIAKTLCGEYHKSTRMIVAEAGTGIGKSLSYLMAAIPVALFNNRKVVISTATVALQEQLMNKDLPLYRRLIDREFSFILAKGRQRYCCAEKLAAACGADGGQMTMFDSKPKRKDIEQLELMYKKLAQNKWDGDRDSWPKPIPDEIWQSIVSDKHSCNNSMPVHRDCPFQKARSELDKADVIIANHSLVMADADLGGGVILPEPENTIYVFDEAHHLPHVARDHSSAAASLKGASSWLERLNQSVTKFANLADEKRVGRFRNELQDSVQQLIPSLTQLASRFNADQFEDGCYRFENGDLPAWLEEESKQLKVMTQKGAQSVAKIADLIAEQVKDGELANRLAEPALAELGFYIQRMDNLAQVWNLMAEPQREKGAPLARWLEVAPEREGDFVVNVSPLEVGWQLDQRLWSRCIGAVLVSATMRALNSFSFFCRQAGISEKPEDGVRFLALASPFDYQNQAELRVPKMAYEPQAPQFTDYLVDRLPELIAKNKANLVLFSSYWQMNQVTDALSSYFIKKGWTLQVQGKESRSEILKKHKTLVQCQKTSILFGTGSFSEGLDLPGELLENLIITKIPFAVPTSPVEQAHAEYIESKGGNPFMQITVPEASKKMIQSVGRLLRKERDSGTVIILDRRIVTKRYGKALLDSLPPFKRIIE; encoded by the coding sequence ATGACAACCAGTAAAATCCAGAAATCCATTCGTACCAGTTATCAAAATTTGCAGTCTCAGCTGGATCATTTTGTGCCTCGCAGAGCTCAAAACTATCTCGTTGCAGAGATTGCTAAAACCCTATGTGGCGAGTACCACAAATCAACACGTATGATTGTCGCAGAAGCTGGGACAGGTATCGGGAAATCGCTCTCCTATTTAATGGCAGCGATTCCAGTAGCTTTATTCAATAATCGCAAAGTCGTTATTTCTACTGCCACTGTTGCATTACAAGAGCAGTTAATGAATAAAGATCTTCCTCTTTATAGAAGGCTTATTGATCGGGAGTTCTCTTTCATTTTGGCAAAGGGCAGGCAACGCTATTGCTGCGCAGAAAAACTTGCTGCTGCATGTGGTGCTGATGGCGGTCAAATGACGATGTTTGATAGCAAGCCAAAACGAAAAGACATCGAGCAGCTTGAGTTGATGTATAAGAAACTCGCCCAAAACAAATGGGATGGTGACAGAGATTCTTGGCCAAAGCCGATCCCAGATGAAATTTGGCAGTCCATCGTTAGTGACAAACACAGCTGTAATAACAGCATGCCCGTTCACCGTGACTGCCCTTTTCAAAAAGCACGTTCAGAGTTAGACAAAGCGGATGTCATCATTGCCAACCACAGCCTAGTCATGGCTGATGCAGATCTCGGCGGGGGTGTCATTCTTCCTGAGCCCGAGAACACGATTTACGTTTTTGATGAGGCTCATCATCTACCTCATGTGGCACGAGATCACTCTTCAGCCGCCGCGAGTTTAAAAGGTGCGTCAAGCTGGCTTGAGCGTTTAAATCAATCCGTGACTAAATTTGCCAACTTGGCTGATGAAAAGCGTGTAGGCCGCTTTCGAAATGAGCTTCAGGACTCTGTACAACAGCTCATCCCTTCTCTTACTCAACTGGCTAGTCGTTTTAATGCTGACCAATTTGAGGATGGCTGTTATCGCTTCGAAAATGGTGACCTACCTGCATGGTTAGAGGAGGAATCTAAGCAATTAAAAGTGATGACTCAAAAAGGTGCGCAATCTGTCGCCAAGATTGCCGACCTCATCGCTGAGCAGGTCAAAGATGGTGAGCTTGCCAATCGACTTGCCGAGCCGGCTTTAGCAGAGCTTGGCTTTTACATACAGAGAATGGACAATCTTGCCCAAGTTTGGAATTTGATGGCTGAGCCTCAGCGCGAGAAAGGCGCACCTCTAGCGAGATGGTTGGAAGTCGCCCCAGAGCGTGAAGGTGACTTCGTCGTAAATGTGTCACCACTGGAGGTCGGCTGGCAATTAGATCAACGGCTTTGGAGCCGTTGTATTGGCGCCGTTCTTGTGTCTGCAACCATGAGAGCCCTTAATTCATTTAGTTTTTTCTGTCGACAGGCTGGGATCAGTGAAAAGCCAGAAGACGGTGTCAGGTTTTTAGCTCTTGCCTCCCCGTTCGATTACCAAAACCAAGCAGAACTGCGCGTCCCGAAAATGGCTTATGAACCTCAAGCGCCTCAGTTTACCGATTATTTAGTGGACCGTTTACCAGAGCTTATTGCAAAGAACAAAGCCAATCTTGTTTTGTTTTCATCCTACTGGCAGATGAATCAGGTGACAGATGCTTTATCCTCATATTTTATAAAAAAAGGATGGACGTTACAGGTTCAAGGTAAAGAGTCGCGCTCAGAGATCCTAAAAAAACATAAAACCTTAGTTCAATGTCAAAAAACTAGCATACTATTTGGCACTGGCAGTTTTTCGGAAGGGCTTGATCTTCCGGGAGAATTACTGGAAAACCTGATCATCACTAAGATACCTTTTGCAGTACCCACATCCCCCGTAGAGCAAGCTCATGCCGAATACATTGAAAGTAAAGGCGGTAATCCTTTTATGCAAATCACAGTGCCTGAAGCGAGCAAAAAAATGATTCAATCCGTGGGACGGCTGCTGCGCAAAGAGCGGGATTCTGGTACAGTCATCATCCTTGACCGCCGTATCGTGACTAAGCGATATGGAAAGGCGCTACTCGATTCTCTGCCGCCATTTAAACGTATCATCGAATAA
- a CDS encoding porin: MKKSLLALLVASAATTVSAGEIYSTDTSVVKLKGEVDAYLSKTEVDNGTTKTQTDPDVNVWAKIQLDAEHNISDSLTGFASFEIESGSGYNETNNNAKFDDVHVGVKTDVWGFAVGEVGDVADSMDAIQKDDITNEGEYMGSTGGHRAESTGHGAVFKAKVTDGLVFVADINTESDEDIDNTAGASFDWAINDMFSVGASYVSGEQAKDTDYSVMGVSASVDVEGFYFAATYGAFEGNNSWGLFDDSAAYYDGDAYGVAAAYTIEKTRLYTTYAVMSLDEATVSGADANGDTSNWVLGVDYALLDNVTIFGEYQTAETSNDFSAGADQDADTVVLGAYYTF; encoded by the coding sequence ATGAAAAAGTCTCTATTAGCACTTTTAGTTGCTTCGGCAGCAACAACAGTTAGCGCTGGCGAGATCTACAGCACGGATACGTCTGTAGTTAAGCTAAAAGGTGAAGTTGATGCTTACCTATCAAAAACAGAAGTAGACAACGGCACTACTAAAACACAAACTGACCCAGATGTTAATGTATGGGCTAAAATCCAGTTGGATGCAGAGCACAATATCAGTGATTCACTAACTGGTTTTGCGTCATTCGAGATTGAATCTGGTTCTGGTTACAATGAAACTAATAACAACGCCAAATTTGATGACGTACATGTTGGTGTTAAAACTGACGTATGGGGTTTTGCTGTTGGTGAAGTTGGTGACGTAGCTGACTCTATGGATGCTATCCAAAAAGATGACATCACTAACGAAGGTGAGTACATGGGTTCTACAGGTGGTCACCGTGCAGAATCTACTGGCCATGGTGCTGTATTCAAAGCTAAGGTTACTGATGGCCTAGTATTCGTTGCTGATATCAACACAGAGTCTGACGAAGATATCGATAATACTGCAGGTGCTTCTTTTGACTGGGCTATTAACGACATGTTCTCTGTAGGTGCTTCATACGTATCTGGCGAACAAGCAAAAGATACTGACTACTCAGTAATGGGTGTGTCTGCATCTGTTGACGTTGAAGGTTTCTACTTTGCTGCGACTTACGGTGCTTTCGAAGGTAACAACAGCTGGGGTCTATTCGATGACTCTGCTGCATACTACGATGGTGATGCATACGGTGTAGCTGCTGCGTACACTATTGAGAAGACTCGCCTTTACACTACTTATGCTGTTATGTCTCTAGATGAAGCGACAGTTTCTGGTGCAGACGCAAATGGCGATACGTCTAACTGGGTTCTAGGTGTTGATTACGCTCTACTAGACAATGTAACTATCTTCGGTGAGTACCAAACTGCAGAAACTTCTAACGATTTCTCTGCTGGCGCTGACCAAGACGCTGATACAGTTGTTCTAGGTGCTTACTACACATTCTAA
- a CDS encoding DUF2057 family protein — translation MKPLFLAVLATAISLPSLALDLDLGSGISAEILNGKKVKDESYELINGDNQFVFEFNGKLKDGHKREYYSSRPYIVTLDLENADILKVELVSNRLSSIEKKVDKREPIFKFIIDGKTVTDTQEMLPPAEGAFPYSNVPALVDAYNKERGLVFDSGKVVELKAELAKLEQSEAVGSGERKTTTIAGVVESENTLQLKLLYLRSSDEERKNFKRWMIEQD, via the coding sequence ATGAAACCTCTATTTCTGGCTGTACTGGCGACTGCTATTTCTCTTCCTTCTCTAGCGCTTGATTTGGATTTAGGCAGTGGTATTTCAGCGGAAATACTTAACGGTAAAAAAGTCAAAGATGAAAGTTATGAGCTGATTAATGGTGACAATCAGTTTGTGTTTGAATTTAACGGTAAGCTCAAAGATGGCCACAAGCGCGAATATTACTCTTCTCGCCCGTATATCGTGACGCTGGATTTAGAAAATGCGGATATTTTGAAAGTAGAGTTGGTTTCAAATCGACTCAGCAGCATTGAAAAAAAAGTTGATAAGCGTGAGCCTATTTTTAAGTTTATCATTGATGGTAAAACAGTCACCGATACTCAAGAAATGCTACCTCCAGCTGAAGGGGCGTTTCCTTATTCAAATGTCCCTGCTTTGGTAGATGCATACAACAAAGAGCGTGGTTTGGTTTTTGATTCAGGTAAAGTCGTGGAGCTTAAAGCAGAGCTAGCGAAACTTGAGCAAAGTGAGGCTGTCGGATCAGGCGAGAGAAAAACGACGACTATTGCAGGAGTAGTAGAATCAGAAAATACACTGCAGTTAAAGCTTTTGTATCTACGCTCAAGTGATGAAGAGCGCAAAAATTTCAAGCGCTGGATGATTGAACAAGACTAA
- the bioA gene encoding adenosylmethionine--8-amino-7-oxononanoate transaminase — protein MDLEFDRRHIWHPYTSTLTPLTCYPVTSAKGVYIQLEDGRELIDGMSSWWSAIHGYNHPHLNKAAHEQIEKMSHVMFGGITHDPAIHLCKKLLSLTPTNLKHVFLADSGSVAVEVSLKMALQYWHAKGEKRPKFLTLRDGYHGDTFAAMSVTDPDNSMHSLYKGFLPEHIFAESPKIGFHQEWDDSDLEDFASKLKKHHNEIAAVILEPIVQGAGGMRIYHPNFLKGVRKLCDQYGVLLILDEIATGFGRTGKMFACEHSEVEPDILCVGKALTGGYMTLSATLASKDVADTVCGGEASCFMHGPTFMGNPLACAVAAASLELLEQNHWLRQTQQIQSSFSELLPRLKKYDLVADVRWLGAIGVVETTNSVNMEKIQALFVEQGVWIRPFGKLIYMMPPFISQPNHIETLIGAIEAALLNPTCFN, from the coding sequence ATGGATCTTGAGTTTGACCGCCGCCATATATGGCATCCCTATACGTCGACACTGACACCTCTGACCTGCTACCCCGTGACATCAGCTAAAGGTGTTTATATTCAACTTGAAGATGGCAGAGAGTTAATTGATGGTATGTCTTCTTGGTGGTCGGCTATTCATGGTTACAACCATCCTCATCTTAATAAAGCAGCTCATGAACAAATAGAAAAAATGTCGCATGTTATGTTTGGTGGCATAACTCACGACCCAGCGATTCATTTATGCAAAAAGCTCCTTTCTCTCACTCCCACTAACCTTAAACATGTCTTTCTCGCAGATTCAGGCTCTGTTGCCGTTGAAGTAAGTTTGAAAATGGCGCTTCAATATTGGCATGCCAAAGGAGAAAAGCGACCAAAGTTCCTAACGCTCAGAGATGGTTATCACGGTGATACTTTTGCAGCGATGTCAGTCACCGATCCTGACAACTCCATGCACTCTCTATACAAGGGCTTTCTTCCAGAACATATCTTTGCTGAATCCCCAAAAATTGGCTTCCATCAGGAGTGGGATGACTCTGATCTTGAGGACTTCGCCTCGAAGCTAAAAAAGCATCATAACGAAATCGCAGCAGTGATCCTTGAGCCTATTGTTCAAGGGGCGGGAGGGATGCGTATTTACCATCCTAACTTTCTAAAAGGGGTACGTAAGCTATGTGATCAGTACGGGGTATTATTGATTCTTGATGAGATAGCAACGGGCTTTGGAAGAACAGGAAAAATGTTTGCCTGTGAACATTCAGAAGTCGAGCCCGATATTCTTTGTGTGGGCAAAGCTCTTACGGGTGGGTATATGACACTGTCAGCCACTCTTGCTTCAAAAGACGTTGCTGACACAGTATGTGGAGGTGAAGCCAGCTGTTTTATGCATGGGCCAACTTTTATGGGTAACCCGTTAGCATGTGCTGTAGCAGCTGCAAGTTTAGAATTGCTTGAGCAAAATCATTGGCTTCGCCAGACACAACAAATCCAATCCTCTTTTTCAGAACTATTGCCTAGATTAAAAAAATACGACTTAGTGGCTGATGTGAGATGGCTGGGAGCGATTGGAGTGGTTGAAACAACCAACTCAGTCAATATGGAAAAAATACAAGCACTCTTTGTTGAACAGGGGGTATGGATCAGGCCTTTTGGTAAGCTTATTTATATGATGCCACCGTTTATTAGTCAGCCCAACCATATAGAAACTCTCATTGGTGCGATTGAAGCTGCTCTATTAAATCCAACTTGTTTCAATTAA
- the bioB gene encoding biotin synthase BioB: MEVRHNWTVAEVRELMAKPFMDLLFEAQLVHRHYQQHNHVQVSTLLSIKTGACPEDCKYCPQSARYQTDIERERLMEVERVLDAAQKAKSAGSTRFCMGAAWKNPKARDMPHLTEMIKGVKGMGLETCMTLGMLTPDQAKELADAGLDYYNHNLDTSPEFYGNIITTRTYQDRLDTLSHVRDAGMKICSGGIIGMGESANDRAGLLVELANLPTHPESVPINMLVKVKGTPLEEVDDVEPFDFIRLIAIARILMPKSAVRLSAGRENMNEQMQALCFMAGANSVFYGCKLLTTPNPSEDKDMQLFNKLGINSQEVSQRPDEIEENDLLDRVVERVAARPTQDDLFYDASV; this comes from the coding sequence GTGGAAGTACGTCATAACTGGACCGTGGCTGAAGTACGCGAGCTAATGGCAAAACCGTTTATGGATCTTCTTTTTGAAGCGCAGTTAGTCCATCGTCACTATCAACAACACAACCACGTACAGGTCAGTACGTTACTTTCTATTAAAACTGGGGCTTGTCCTGAAGACTGTAAATACTGCCCTCAAAGTGCGCGTTATCAGACTGACATTGAAAGAGAGCGTTTGATGGAAGTGGAACGCGTGCTCGATGCTGCACAAAAAGCGAAAAGTGCAGGTTCGACGCGTTTTTGTATGGGGGCTGCTTGGAAGAACCCAAAAGCTCGTGACATGCCGCACCTGACCGAAATGATTAAGGGCGTAAAAGGAATGGGGCTTGAGACTTGTATGACTTTGGGAATGCTGACTCCAGACCAAGCAAAAGAGCTGGCTGATGCTGGTCTGGATTATTACAACCACAACCTCGATACCTCTCCAGAGTTTTACGGCAATATTATTACGACACGCACTTATCAAGATCGTCTTGATACATTGTCTCACGTGCGTGATGCCGGCATGAAAATTTGCTCGGGTGGCATCATCGGCATGGGGGAAAGTGCTAACGATCGAGCAGGCTTGTTGGTTGAATTGGCTAACTTACCCACTCACCCTGAAAGTGTGCCAATCAATATGCTGGTCAAAGTCAAAGGTACACCACTGGAAGAAGTCGACGATGTTGAACCCTTCGACTTTATTCGTCTAATTGCCATTGCTCGTATCTTGATGCCCAAGTCGGCGGTTCGTTTGTCTGCTGGCCGTGAAAATATGAATGAGCAAATGCAAGCTCTGTGTTTTATGGCTGGTGCGAACTCGGTGTTTTATGGATGTAAATTGCTGACCACACCAAACCCGTCTGAAGATAAAGACATGCAATTGTTTAATAAACTGGGTATCAATAGTCAGGAAGTATCCCAGCGCCCAGATGAAATTGAAGAAAATGACTTGCTTGACCGAGTTGTTGAGCGTGTAGCTGCTCGCCCAACGCAAGACGATCTTTTCTACGATGCCAGTGTTTAG
- a CDS encoding 8-amino-7-oxononanoate synthase: MPVFSDRIRQSLISRKHQGLERSLQVVGAGNSANLLFEGKPYINFSNNDYLGLAADKELAIAWQRGLDLYGNGSGASPLVTGYSKAHHNLEVSLCDWLGYERAILFSSGFSANQALLFSLLHKDDLLLQDKRNHASLMEAGMLSPAKMKRFHHNDPVHLQTLLEQSALVVTEGVFSMDGDLAPLAKIHAVTRGGSWLVVDDAHGIGVLGKEGRGSCHFAGIQPEVLVVTFGKALGLSGAAIMCNKETGDYLTQFARHHVYSTAIPPSQAFALTHAVHMVRNQAWRREKLQELQEEYKQCFSSFEGYVDTPTPIKPLLLGESQLSVKVADSVRQSGYWLTAIRPPTVAKNSARLRVTLSVNHSVQQVRELANIVETAMEKEY; encoded by the coding sequence ATGCCAGTGTTTAGCGACCGTATCCGCCAATCCCTGATATCAAGAAAACATCAGGGATTGGAACGTTCACTTCAAGTGGTTGGGGCTGGTAACAGTGCGAACCTGCTCTTTGAAGGCAAACCTTACATCAACTTTTCCAATAATGATTATTTAGGCCTTGCTGCCGACAAAGAGTTGGCCATTGCATGGCAGCGTGGATTAGATCTGTATGGTAATGGCAGTGGAGCCTCCCCGTTGGTAACCGGATATTCAAAAGCGCACCACAATTTAGAAGTTTCTCTATGTGATTGGCTAGGTTATGAACGCGCTATTTTGTTCAGTTCAGGTTTTTCTGCTAACCAAGCATTGCTATTTAGCCTATTGCATAAAGACGATCTTCTCCTCCAAGACAAACGGAATCATGCGTCACTAATGGAAGCTGGCATGCTCTCTCCAGCGAAAATGAAACGCTTTCACCATAATGACCCAGTTCATTTACAAACTCTATTGGAGCAAAGTGCTCTTGTTGTGACAGAGGGGGTGTTTAGTATGGATGGCGATTTGGCTCCTCTTGCAAAGATACATGCTGTCACGCGAGGAGGCTCTTGGTTGGTTGTGGATGATGCGCACGGTATTGGCGTGCTCGGAAAAGAAGGACGAGGCAGTTGTCACTTTGCTGGTATTCAGCCAGAGGTACTCGTTGTTACCTTTGGTAAAGCTCTGGGGCTTTCTGGTGCTGCTATCATGTGCAACAAAGAAACCGGAGACTACTTAACTCAATTCGCTCGACACCATGTTTACTCGACCGCTATACCTCCCTCTCAAGCGTTTGCGCTTACCCACGCTGTTCATATGGTACGAAATCAAGCTTGGAGGAGAGAGAAGCTTCAAGAGCTACAAGAAGAGTACAAACAGTGCTTTTCTTCGTTTGAAGGCTATGTTGATACACCAACCCCGATCAAACCGTTGTTACTGGGAGAGAGCCAACTTTCGGTCAAAGTTGCAGATTCTGTCAGGCAATCAGGTTATTGGCTAACAGCGATTAGGCCCCCAACAGTGGCGAAAAATTCAGCAAGGCTTAGGGTGACCCTCTCAGTTAATCACTCTGTACAACAAGTTCGAGAGTTGGCGAACATCGTTGAGACTGCGATGGAGAAGGAATATTGA
- the bioC gene encoding malonyl-ACP O-methyltransferase BioC: MEQATLVQKTCLQDKSAIAEAFGKAANTYDSHAAFQREVGERLLERLPHNLFGKTVLDLGCGTGYFSEKLRERGALVICCDLSQQMLNKAKERCGSEGVKYQQADAESLPFRDSSVDYVFSSLALQWCDDLSLPLREMRRVIKPQGKAYFSTLLDGSLKELKCAWREIDSYQHVNDFISSNQVKIALAQSGNQNHHLDLPTMTVWYDTAFALMRDLKGIGANHVNGRSHGLTSRSTLLQVERAYRQFKNHQGLLPATYQVCLGVIHL; encoded by the coding sequence ATGGAACAAGCGACTTTAGTACAGAAGACTTGTCTGCAAGACAAATCTGCCATCGCAGAAGCGTTTGGAAAAGCCGCGAATACCTATGACAGTCATGCCGCTTTTCAAAGAGAAGTGGGAGAGCGTTTATTAGAAAGGCTACCTCACAATCTTTTTGGTAAAACAGTACTCGATTTGGGCTGCGGGACTGGGTATTTTTCTGAGAAACTGCGCGAACGTGGGGCTTTAGTGATCTGTTGTGACTTATCTCAACAAATGTTGAATAAAGCAAAAGAGAGGTGTGGCTCTGAGGGGGTTAAATATCAGCAAGCAGATGCTGAGTCCTTACCATTTCGTGATAGTTCGGTAGATTATGTGTTTTCTAGTCTTGCACTGCAATGGTGTGACGACTTATCACTGCCCTTACGCGAAATGCGCAGAGTGATCAAACCTCAAGGTAAAGCCTATTTCTCTACACTGTTAGACGGCTCTCTAAAAGAGTTGAAGTGCGCGTGGCGTGAAATTGATTCATATCAACACGTCAACGATTTTATCAGCAGCAATCAGGTAAAAATTGCGTTAGCGCAATCTGGTAACCAGAACCATCATCTAGACTTGCCTACCATGACAGTTTGGTACGATACCGCGTTTGCACTCATGCGTGATTTAAAGGGGATTGGAGCCAATCATGTTAACGGTCGTTCACATGGGTTGACCAGTCGCAGTACGTTGCTGCAAGTTGAACGGGCGTATCGACAGTTCAAAAACCATCAAGGTCTTCTACCTGCAACTTATCAGGTTTGTTTAGGGGTTATACATCTATGA
- the bioD gene encoding dethiobiotin synthase: protein MIDAFFIAGTDTDVGKTVASKAILNALAQKDLKTIGYKPVAAGCEKTSHGYRNSDALYLQSAATLDVDYDDVNPYALELPASPHIAAKREGVNIQYSVLSEKLAEHKAKSDVVLVEGAGGWRVPVSDSDCLSSWVQQENLPVILVVGIKLGCLSHAMLTIDAIKADGINVIGWVANRVNPGTEHYADIIEMLEQKIEAPKLGEIPYVPSVKQKDLAKYIDVSTLLTV from the coding sequence ATGATTGATGCATTTTTTATTGCTGGTACGGACACCGATGTTGGTAAAACAGTTGCTTCAAAGGCAATTCTGAACGCGTTAGCGCAAAAGGACTTAAAAACTATTGGTTATAAACCTGTCGCGGCAGGTTGTGAAAAAACATCGCACGGATACCGTAATTCTGACGCATTGTACCTTCAAAGTGCGGCAACACTTGACGTCGATTATGATGATGTCAATCCATATGCATTAGAGCTACCAGCGTCACCACATATTGCGGCGAAACGAGAAGGGGTCAATATTCAATATTCTGTTCTGAGTGAGAAACTGGCGGAACACAAAGCGAAATCCGATGTGGTGTTGGTTGAAGGGGCGGGTGGCTGGCGTGTGCCAGTGTCTGATTCAGATTGCCTTTCAAGCTGGGTTCAACAAGAGAACTTACCGGTCATACTGGTGGTAGGTATAAAACTAGGCTGTTTGAGCCATGCCATGTTAACTATTGATGCTATTAAAGCTGATGGCATAAATGTAATTGGTTGGGTGGCTAACCGAGTCAATCCTGGCACTGAGCATTATGCTGATATCATTGAAATGCTAGAGCAGAAAATAGAAGCCCCTAAACTTGGAGAGATTCCCTACGTACCGAGTGTTAAACAGAAAGACTTGGCCAAATATATTGATGTCTCAACTTTGCTCACAGTGTAG